In one Cyprinus carpio isolate SPL01 chromosome B2, ASM1834038v1, whole genome shotgun sequence genomic region, the following are encoded:
- the glula gene encoding glutamate-ammonia ligase (glutamine synthase) a gives MATSASAQLSKVVKRQYMELPQGDNVQAMYIWIDGTGEGLRCKTRTLDSEPKSIEDLPEWNFDGSSTYQSEGSNSDMYLIPSAIFRDPFRKDPNKLVLCEVVKYNRKPAETNHRHKCKKIMEMVDHQSPWFGMEQEYTILGTDGHPFGWPSNGFPGPQGPYYCGVGADKAYGRDIVEAHYRACLYAGVMICGTNAEVMPAQWEFQIGPCEGINMGDHLWVARFILHRVCEDFGVVASFDPKPIPGNWNGAGCHTNFSTKEMREDGGLKCIEECIDKLGKRHNYHIRAYDPKGGLDNARRLTGHHETSNIHEFSAGVANRGASIRIPRTVGQEKKGYFEDRRPSANCDPYAVTEALIRTCLLDEEGEEPVDY, from the exons ATGGCCACGTCTGCCAGTGCTCAGTTGAGTAAAGTGGTAAAACGGCAGTATATGGAACTGCCTCAGGGAGACAATGTACAAGCCATGTATATCTGGATAGACGGCACTGGAGAAGGACTGCGATGCAAGACCAGGACACTGGACTCTGAGCCTAAGAGCATTGAAG ATCTTCCTGAGTGGAACTTTGATGGCTCCAGCACATATCAGTCTGAAGGCTCCAACAGTGACATGTATCTCATCCCCTCTGCAATATTCAGGGATCCTTTTCGCAAAGACCCCAACAAATTGGTCTTGTGTGAGGTGGTCAAGTACAACCGGAAACCTGCTG AAACCAACCATCGTCACAAATGTAAAAAGATCATGGAAATGGTAGATCATCAGAGCCCTTGGTTTGGCATGGAACAGGAGTACACCATCCTGGGTACCGATGGACATCCCTTTGGTTGGCCCTCCAATGGGTTCCCTGGTCCCCAAG GACCTTACTACTGTGGAGTTGGAGCAGATAAAGCTTATGGGAGAGACATTGTGGAGGCGCATTACAGAGCCTGCCTCTATGCTGGTGTGATGATCTGTGGAACCAATGCTGAAGTTATGCCAGCTCAG TGGGAGTTCCAAATTGGCCCCTGTGAAGGCATCAACATGGGAGATCACTTGTGGGTAGCTCGTTTCATCTTGCATAGAGTTTGTGAAGATTTCGGTGTGGTAGCCTCATTTGATCCTAAGCCAATCCCAGGCAACTGGAATGGTGCTGGTTGCCACACTAACTTTAGCACAAAGGAAATGCGGGAAGATGGTGGGCTGAA ATGCATTGAGGAGTGTATTGATAAGCTTGGAAAGAGGCACAACTACCACATCCGTGCCTATGATCCAAAGGGAGGCCTGGACAATGCTCGCAGACTGACTGGCCACCATGAAACCTCCAACATCCATGAGTTCTCTGCAGGTGTGGCGAACCGTGGCGCTAGCATCCGCATCCCACGAACCGTGGGACAAGAAAAGAAGGGTTACTTTGAGGATCGCCGCCCCTCTGCCAACTGCGACCCCTATGCGGTCACCGAGGCCCTGATTCGCACATGTTTGCTAGATGAAGAGGGTGAAGAACCTGTGGACTACTAG